The Inediibacterium massiliense genome includes the window AGATGCTGACAATCCTAAGCTCAATTGCACAAGGTGAATCGGAAAGCATCTCCACAAATAATTGCTGGGGTATTCAAAAAAGATTCGGGGATGGAAGCTACGTACCAAGCTGTGTAGCATATGGCTATACCAAGGATGAAAATGGTGAACTTATTATCAAAGAAGATGAAGCGGAGATTATCCGAAGAATTTATAACGAATACTTAAGCGGAAAAGGCAGTTATGCAATTGCCCGAGACTTAACTCGTGACAATATACCAACCATCCGAACAGCAGAAAAATGGAATGATAGTGTAGTAAAGGAAATTCTGCAAAATCCAATTTATAAGGGAGAATTACTGCTACAAAAAACATATACAACAGATGTACTCCCCTTCACAAAAAAGAAAAATTATGGAGAGCTACCCATGTACTCCGTGAAAAATAGTCATGAACCTATTATTACAAAGGAACAAGCAGAAAGAGTTCGGGAAATTTATGAGTACCGAAGAGTGCAGATGGGCATGGATGACAGCAGTAAATACCAAAACCGTTATGAATTCAGCAGTAAAATCATCTGCAAAGAATGCGGTGGAACATTCCGCAGACAGAAAATCTATATCGGCAAGCCTTACGAGAAAATACAATGGTGCTGCATCACACATATTGAAAATAGTAAAAAGTGTACTATGAAAGCCGTAAGAGAGGATATTATCAAAGATGCCTTTCTAACCATGTGGAATAAGCTTGTAAGCAACTACAGTGAAATCCTCTATCCCCTCTTGGAATCCTTGAAAAGATTAAGGGCGAATAAAGAACAGGAAGAAGAAATTCTTACACTTAACAATAAAATATCGGAGTTAATGGAGCAGAGCCATATCCTACAGCGAGTCATGCTAAAAGGATATATGGACTCTGCTATTTTTATGGAAAAGCAGAATGCCATTAACATTGAAATTGAGGAATACAAGAAAAAACGAAATGTTCTCCTTGAGAGTAATGGTTATGAAAAAGAGATTGAGGGAACAAACAGGATACTGCAGATTATAAAATATAACCCTGTAATCATGGACGATTACCAAGCAGAACTGTTTATCCATACGGTAGATAAAGTCCTAATCGGGAAAAATGATGATATTACATTCAGACTGATTAATAATCTTGAACTGACGGAATACATAGCAAAGAGGTGAGCACAAATATGCAAACACATATGCCCATTGGCTACAAGATGGTGGATGGCAAAATACAGATAGATAAAGAAAAATCCAAAATCGTAAAAAAGATTTACTCAGAATACTTAAAAGGAAAATCCTTATTAGCGATAGCAAAAGAACTAAGTAAAAAAGAAGTGCCGAATGCAAATAACAAGACCAATTGGACACACGGTGCTATAGGAAGAATACTTGAAAACATTAAATATATGGGTGACGAAATTTATCCCAAATTAATTGACAAATCCACCTTCGATAAGGTTCAAATTAAGAGAAAACAGAAAGAAAATCAGCTTGGACGTACAGCACAGCCAAACAGCATGAAAAACCAAAGCCTATTTGCAAACAAGATATTCTGCGGTGAATGCGGTGAGCCATATCGAAAGTACACGGAACATTCGGGTAAGGCATCGGAAAAGAGCAGATGGAAATGTAAAAAATATATATTTAAGAATCGAGTACTATGCAAAAACCTCTTTTATACGGATGAGGAATTAAAATCAATATTTATTAGTGCAGTAAATAAGCTTATTAAAAATCAACGCTTACTAGACAAACCCCATAAAAAAGAGCTACCGAAAATGAGCAAAGAACTGCTTGCGATAGAAGATCAAATACATCAGCTTGAAGAAGATGAGGAATTTTCATCTCAAGAGTTGGCAGATCTAATATTTAAAAGAGCAGAACTTACCTATAGCACTTCCAAGGTAGATGACTACGAAGTGCAGACACAAAAAATAAAAGAGCTGTTAATCGGTCAAAACCAATTAACAGAGTTTGATGAGGAATTATTCAAAGGTATGATAGGCAAAATTACCATCTATCAAGACAGCAAAGTGGAAACACAATTTATAAACGGACTGAAAATCAGCGAGATTTTAGAATACAAGCGAAAGGATGAGAAAAATGGCTGTAGCCAAAAAGACAGTGGCAATCATACCGCCACAAATGAAATATGACAGACAATTAAGAGTAGAGCAGAAAACACTGCGTGTAGCCGCCTACTGCCGAGTAAGCACCTTGCTGGAACAGCAGGAAGGCAGTTACGAGGCACAGGTTGATTACTACACCAATAAAATAAACAGCAACCCAAATTGGAAATGCGCCGGCATATTTGCTGACGATGGAAAATCAGCAACGCAGACAAGTAAACGTGATGACTTTAATGCCATGGTTGATGCTTGCATGAATGGTAAAATAGACTTAGTGCTAACGAAATCGGTCAGTAGATTTGCCAGAAATACAGTAGATGCCTTACAAAATATCAGAAAGCTGAAAGAGAAAAATGTTCCTGTCATATTTGAAAAAGAGGGCATCAACACCATGGAAAGTGGTGGAGAACTGCTAATCACCATACTCAGCAGTCAGGCACAAGAGGAAAGCCGAAACATCAGTGAAAATACAAGATGGGGTTTGACGAGAAGATTTGAAAACGGCATCATATCGGTAAACCATAAAAAGTTCTTAGGCTACACCAAAGATGAAAACGGCAACCTTGTAATAGTACCCGAAGAAGCAGTTATTGTAAAAAGGATTTTTCGGGAGTATCTTGAGGGCAGTAGTATCGTTCAGATATGCAAAGACTTAGAAAAAGATGGTATTAAGACTGTCACAGGACTTGAGCAGTGGCATCCGGGAACCATCAACAAAATGCTC containing:
- a CDS encoding recombinase family protein translates to MQTHMPIGYKMVDGKIQIDKEKSKIVKKIYSEYLKGKSLLAIAKELSKKEVPNANNKTNWTHGAIGRILENIKYMGDEIYPKLIDKSTFDKVQIKRKQKENQLGRTAQPNSMKNQSLFANKIFCGECGEPYRKYTEHSGKASEKSRWKCKKYIFKNRVLCKNLFYTDEELKSIFISAVNKLIKNQRLLDKPHKKELPKMSKELLAIEDQIHQLEEDEEFSSQELADLIFKRAELTYSTSKVDDYEVQTQKIKELLIGQNQLTEFDEELFKGMIGKITIYQDSKVETQFINGLKISEILEYKRKDEKNGCSQKDSGNHTATNEI
- a CDS encoding recombinase family protein yields the protein MAKKVKTIEPVRQKVLQELRPKKRVCAYCRVSTDSAKQHTSYVAQTEYYKEYIEKRVEWEFVGIFADESSGTKVKNRDEFQRMITECEKGNIDLIITKSITRFARNTIDSIETIRTLKSLGIAVYFEKENINTMSEQSEQMLTILSSIAQGESESISTNNCWGIQKRFGDGSYVPSCVAYGYTKDENGELIIKEDEAEIIRRIYNEYLSGKGSYAIARDLTRDNIPTIRTAEKWNDSVVKEILQNPIYKGELLLQKTYTTDVLPFTKKKNYGELPMYSVKNSHEPIITKEQAERVREIYEYRRVQMGMDDSSKYQNRYEFSSKIICKECGGTFRRQKIYIGKPYEKIQWCCITHIENSKKCTMKAVREDIIKDAFLTMWNKLVSNYSEILYPLLESLKRLRANKEQEEEILTLNNKISELMEQSHILQRVMLKGYMDSAIFMEKQNAINIEIEEYKKKRNVLLESNGYEKEIEGTNRILQIIKYNPVIMDDYQAELFIHTVDKVLIGKNDDITFRLINNLELTEYIAKR